The following coding sequences are from one Streptomyces sp. NBC_01485 window:
- a CDS encoding immunoglobulin-like domain-containing protein — protein sequence MTHRKRFRVRVRRGAGQLAALTAGSLLMGLTGATTPVQAAEVADVSDGLALWYKLDAPSGGTVSDASGHGRDGAVVGTAGWSSTGQGVAFNGSDTYIKVPDDVMRGMDAISVAMDVRIDAGQSTPYFLYGFGNSSGSNGDGYLFATGNSLRTSIATGNWSTEQTTRPADAHNLARAVWKHLTYTQSGTTGVLYEDGVEVARNTSVTITPGAIGSGVTTANHIGKSVYSGDKLFKGDLRDFRVYDRALAASDVERLALPVATQGVADDKAALDLGDTDAVTADLELPRTGTDGGSTITWASDDTGVVSDGGAVTRPAAGEPDGHATLTATLKKGTVTATRSFDVTVLAAFDDATATRRAAEALQIHNVDDVRGNLTLPATGSYGTAVTWTSARDDVLAADGVVHRPAHGTGATTVALTATVTKGAARATRVFTAKIPELPAKEALKGYLFSYFTGEGTSDGEQLYAALSKGNDPLKWRELNDGKPVLTSTLGERGLRDPFIIRSPEGDKFYQIATDLRIYGNGDWDAAQRRGSKSVMVWESTDLVHWTDQRLVRVSPDSAGNTWAPEAYYDSDLGEYVVFWASKLYADEAHSGDTHNRMMYATTRDFYTFSEPKVWIDRGYSVIDSTVIQHDGTYFRLSKDERDNSSSTPNSKFVFEERSDSLLDLSWDPVAEGIGKGAMNAAEGPLVFKSNTEDKWYAFLDEFGGRGYLPFETTDLASGTWTPSTDYDLPSRPRHGTVLPVTQAEYDRLLRAYQPDQPAGG from the coding sequence ATGACGCACAGAAAACGCTTCCGCGTCCGAGTGAGACGAGGAGCGGGGCAACTGGCCGCGCTGACCGCCGGGTCACTGCTCATGGGGCTCACCGGTGCCACAACTCCCGTACAGGCGGCCGAGGTCGCCGACGTGTCGGACGGTCTGGCCCTCTGGTACAAGCTCGACGCCCCGTCCGGCGGCACGGTGTCCGACGCGTCCGGCCACGGCCGCGACGGCGCGGTCGTCGGCACCGCCGGGTGGTCGTCCACCGGCCAGGGCGTCGCCTTCAACGGCTCCGACACCTACATCAAGGTGCCGGACGACGTCATGCGGGGCATGGACGCGATCAGCGTCGCCATGGACGTGCGGATCGACGCCGGACAGTCGACGCCGTACTTCCTCTACGGCTTCGGCAACTCCAGCGGCAGCAACGGCGACGGCTACCTGTTCGCCACGGGCAACTCCCTGCGCACCTCGATCGCCACCGGCAACTGGTCGACGGAGCAGACCACCAGGCCCGCCGACGCGCACAACCTCGCCCGCGCGGTGTGGAAACACCTCACCTACACGCAGTCCGGCACCACCGGTGTGCTGTACGAGGACGGCGTCGAGGTCGCCCGCAACACGTCGGTCACCATCACGCCCGGCGCCATCGGTTCCGGCGTCACCACCGCCAACCACATCGGCAAGTCGGTCTATTCGGGCGACAAGCTCTTCAAGGGCGACCTGCGCGACTTCCGCGTGTACGACCGCGCGCTGGCCGCCTCCGACGTGGAGCGGCTCGCCCTTCCCGTGGCCACGCAGGGCGTCGCCGACGACAAGGCGGCACTGGACCTCGGTGACACCGACGCCGTCACCGCCGACCTGGAGCTGCCGAGGACCGGCACGGACGGCGGCTCCACGATCACCTGGGCCAGCGACGACACCGGCGTGGTGTCGGACGGCGGCGCGGTGACCCGTCCCGCCGCGGGCGAACCGGACGGCCACGCCACGCTCACGGCGACCCTGAAGAAGGGCACGGTCACCGCCACCAGGTCCTTCGACGTCACGGTCCTCGCCGCCTTCGACGACGCGACCGCGACCCGGCGAGCAGCCGAGGCCCTCCAGATACACAACGTCGACGACGTACGCGGCAACCTCACCCTCCCGGCGACCGGTTCGTACGGCACAGCCGTCACCTGGACCTCCGCACGAGACGACGTCCTCGCCGCCGACGGCGTGGTCCACCGCCCCGCGCACGGCACCGGCGCCACCACGGTCGCCCTCACCGCGACCGTCACCAAGGGCGCGGCGAGGGCGACCCGCGTGTTCACCGCGAAGATCCCCGAACTCCCCGCGAAGGAAGCCCTCAAGGGCTACCTCTTCAGCTACTTCACCGGCGAGGGCACCTCGGACGGCGAGCAGCTCTACGCCGCGCTGAGCAAGGGCAACGACCCGTTGAAGTGGCGGGAGTTGAACGACGGCAAGCCCGTCCTGACGTCCACGCTCGGCGAGCGGGGCCTGCGCGACCCGTTCATCATCCGCTCCCCCGAGGGCGACAAGTTCTACCAGATCGCCACCGACCTCAGGATCTACGGCAACGGCGACTGGGACGCCGCCCAGCGCCGCGGCAGCAAGTCCGTCATGGTGTGGGAGTCCACCGACCTCGTCCACTGGACGGACCAGCGCCTGGTGCGGGTCTCCCCCGACAGCGCGGGCAACACCTGGGCGCCGGAGGCCTATTACGACAGCGACCTCGGTGAGTACGTGGTCTTCTGGGCGTCCAAGCTGTACGCCGACGAGGCGCACTCCGGCGACACCCACAACCGGATGATGTACGCCACCACCCGCGACTTCTACACGTTCAGCGAGCCCAAGGTGTGGATCGACCGCGGCTACTCGGTCATCGACTCCACGGTGATCCAGCACGACGGCACGTACTTCCGCCTCTCCAAGGACGAGCGCGACAACAGCTCCTCGACGCCCAACAGCAAGTTCGTCTTCGAGGAGCGGAGCGACTCGCTGCTCGACCTCTCCTGGGACCCGGTCGCCGAGGGCATCGGCAAGGGCGCGATGAACGCGGCCGAGGGGCCGCTGGTGTTCAAGTCCAACACCGAGGACAAGTGGTACGCGTTCCTGGACGAGTTCGGCGGCCGCGGCTACCTCCCGTTCGAGACGACGGACCTCGCCTCCGGCACCTGGACCCCGTCCACCGACTACGACCTGCCGTCCAGACCCCGCCACGGCACGGTCCTGCCGGTCACCCAGGCGGAATACGACCGGCTGCTGCGCGCCTACCAGCCGGACCAGCCCGCCGGGGGCTAG
- a CDS encoding helix-turn-helix domain-containing protein: protein MIAPAAALPELPALYRLCVRAVALGREQGLRGLYDVTDFAARLALSEQPLLGSLLSGRLLGELDPSNDFHRQLALTALAFLDNGRRLDQTAAALFTHPNTVRYRLGRLRQITSTSLTDGDSGPLDGLHWWWALTSWLTRG, encoded by the coding sequence GTGATCGCCCCGGCCGCCGCCCTGCCCGAACTGCCCGCGCTGTACCGGCTGTGCGTGCGCGCGGTCGCCCTCGGCCGGGAGCAGGGGCTGCGCGGCCTGTACGACGTCACGGACTTCGCGGCCCGGCTCGCCCTGTCCGAACAGCCGTTGCTGGGTTCGCTGTTGAGCGGCCGACTGCTCGGCGAGCTCGATCCGTCGAACGACTTCCACCGCCAACTCGCGCTCACCGCACTGGCGTTCCTCGACAACGGTCGCCGCCTGGACCAGACGGCCGCCGCCCTCTTCACCCACCCGAACACCGTCCGCTACCGGCTGGGCCGACTCCGCCAGATCACCTCCACGTCCCTCACCGACGGCGATTCCGGCCCGCTGGACGGGCTGCACTGGTGGTGGGCGCTGACCTCGTGGCTGACGAGGGGCTGA
- a CDS encoding FAD-binding protein — MLPAEGDRAHAQPVQRGQFGQGGGRGDHDEGVRGEFVGARRSRAHAGQVSVGQRRDHVRRAQRPIEKFKNKGEDFVVATTLTGLVAGMNKLTGDNLIQLADLKRQIEARDREIDNPYSKDAQVMGIRNALSYTGDSLSRTAAIHRILDSSAGPLIAVRVNVLTRKTLGGLQTDLSGRVLDAAGNPVPGLYAAGEVAGFGGGGIHGYRSLEGTFLGGCLFSGRQAGRAAAAATAT; from the coding sequence CTGCTCCCGGCCGAGGGCGACCGCGCGCACGCACAGCCGGTACAGCGCGGGCAGTTCGGGCAGGGCGGCGGCCGGGGCGATCACGACGAGGGCGTCCGGGGCGAGTTCGTCGGCGCCCGGCGGTCGCGGGCACACGCCGGCCAGGTGTCCGTCGGCCAGCGCCGTGACCACGTGCGCCGAGCGCAGCGCCCGATCGAGAAGTTCAAGAACAAGGGCGAGGACTTCGTCGTCGCCACCACGCTCACCGGCCTCGTCGCCGGCATGAACAAGCTGACCGGGGACAACCTCATCCAGCTCGCCGACCTCAAGCGGCAGATCGAGGCCCGCGACCGGGAGATCGACAACCCGTACAGCAAGGACGCGCAGGTCATGGGCATCCGCAACGCCCTGAGCTACACGGGTGACTCGCTCAGCCGGACGGCCGCCATCCACCGGATCCTCGACTCGAGCGCCGGGCCGCTGATCGCCGTACGCGTCAACGTCCTCACCCGCAAGACCCTCGGCGGCCTCCAGACCGACCTCTCCGGCCGGGTCCTGGACGCGGCCGGGAACCCCGTGCCCGGTCTGTACGCGGCCGGGGAGGTCGCCGGGTTCGGCGGCGGCGGGATCCACGGCTACCGCTCCCTGGAGGGCACCTTCCTCGGCGGCTGCCTGTTCTCCGGACGCCAGGCCGGCCGGGCGGCAGCGGCGGCCACCGCGACCTGA
- a CDS encoding pyruvate carboxylase: MFRKVLVANRGEIAIRAFRAGYELGARTVAVFPHEDRNSLHRLKADEAYEIGEPGHPVRAYLSVEEIVGAARRAGADAVYPGYGFLSENPELARACEEAGITFVGPDARTLELTGNKASAVAAARAAGVPVLGSSAPSNDVDELVRAAEEVGFPLFVKAVAGGGGRGMRRVEDPAVLRESIEAASREAASAFGDATVFLEKAVVDPRHIEVQILADGAGNVIHLFERDCSVQRRHQKVIELAPAPNLDPELRDRMCADAVRFARQIGYRNAGTVEFLLDPAGNHVFIEMNPRIQVEHTVTEEVTDVDLVQAQLRIAAGETLADLGLSQETVTLHGAALQCRITTEDPANGFRPDTGRISAYRSPGGSGIRLDGGTTHAGTEISAHFDSMLVKLTCRGRDFPTAIGRARRAVAEFRIRGVATNIPFLQAVLDDADFQAGRVTTSFIERRPHLLTARSSADRGTKLLTYLADVTVNKPHGERPDLIDPTAKLPRTPDTEPPAGSRQRLVHLGPEGFARWLRESPTIGVTDTTFRDAHQSLLATRVRTKDLLASAPLVARTLPGLLSLECWGGATYDVALRFLAEDPWERLAALREAVPNICLQMLLRGRNTVGYTPYPTEVTDAFVQEAAATGIDIFRIFDALNDVGQMRPAIDAVRETGTAIAEVALCYTSDLSDPSERLYTLDYYLRLAEQIVEAGAHVLAVKDMAGLLRAPAAAKLVSALRREFDLPVHLHTHDTAGGQLATYLAAIQAGADAVDGAVASMAGTTSQPSLSAIVAATDHSERPTGLDLQAVGDLEPYWEGVRRIYAPFEAGLASPTGRVYHHEIPGGQLSNLRTQAVALGLGDRFEDIEAMYAAADRILGHLVKVTPSSKVVGDLALHLVGAGVDPRDFEATPDRYDIPDSVIGFLRGELGTPPGGWPEPFRSKALQGRAAAKPVPELTTEEREGLEKTRRTTLNRLLFPGPTRDFETHRQAYGDTSVLDSKDFFYGLRPGKEYAVDLEPGVRLLIELQAVGEADERGMRTVMSSLNGQLRPIQVRDQAAASDIPVTEKADRANPGHVAAPFAGVVTLAVAEGDEVAVGATVATIEAMKMEATITAPKAGTVSRLAINRIQQVEGGDLLVEVR; this comes from the coding sequence ATGTTCCGCAAGGTGCTGGTCGCCAACCGTGGTGAGATCGCGATCCGGGCGTTTCGCGCCGGCTATGAGCTGGGCGCGCGCACGGTCGCCGTCTTCCCGCACGAGGACCGCAACTCACTGCACCGGCTGAAGGCCGACGAGGCCTACGAGATCGGCGAGCCCGGGCACCCGGTGCGCGCCTACCTCTCCGTCGAGGAGATCGTCGGTGCCGCCCGCCGGGCGGGCGCCGACGCCGTCTACCCGGGCTACGGCTTCCTCTCCGAGAACCCCGAACTGGCCCGCGCCTGCGAGGAGGCCGGCATCACGTTCGTCGGCCCCGACGCCCGGACCCTCGAACTGACCGGCAACAAGGCGAGCGCGGTCGCCGCGGCCCGCGCGGCGGGCGTCCCCGTCCTCGGCTCGTCCGCGCCCTCCAACGACGTCGACGAACTCGTCCGGGCCGCCGAGGAGGTCGGCTTCCCGCTGTTCGTGAAGGCGGTCGCGGGCGGCGGCGGACGCGGCATGCGCCGCGTCGAGGACCCCGCCGTCCTGCGCGAGTCCATCGAGGCGGCCTCCCGCGAGGCGGCGTCCGCGTTCGGCGACGCCACCGTCTTCCTGGAGAAGGCCGTCGTCGACCCCCGCCACATCGAGGTGCAGATCCTCGCCGACGGCGCGGGCAACGTCATCCACCTCTTCGAGCGCGACTGCTCGGTCCAGCGCCGGCACCAGAAGGTCATCGAGCTGGCCCCCGCCCCCAACCTGGACCCGGAGCTGCGCGACCGGATGTGCGCCGACGCGGTCCGCTTCGCCCGGCAGATCGGCTACCGCAACGCGGGCACCGTCGAGTTCCTCCTCGACCCGGCCGGCAACCACGTCTTCATCGAGATGAACCCGCGCATCCAGGTCGAGCACACGGTGACCGAGGAGGTCACCGACGTCGACCTCGTCCAGGCCCAACTGCGCATCGCCGCCGGGGAGACCCTCGCCGACCTCGGCCTGTCGCAGGAGACGGTCACCCTGCACGGCGCGGCCCTCCAGTGCCGGATCACCACCGAGGACCCCGCCAACGGCTTCCGCCCCGACACCGGCCGCATCAGCGCCTACCGCTCCCCGGGCGGCTCCGGCATCCGCCTCGACGGCGGCACCACCCACGCGGGTACGGAGATCAGCGCGCACTTCGACTCCATGCTGGTCAAGCTCACCTGCCGGGGCCGGGACTTCCCGACCGCGATCGGCCGCGCCCGGCGCGCCGTGGCCGAGTTCCGCATCCGCGGCGTGGCCACCAACATCCCGTTCCTGCAGGCCGTCCTCGACGACGCCGACTTCCAGGCCGGACGCGTCACCACGTCGTTCATCGAGCGGCGCCCGCACCTGCTCACCGCCCGCTCCTCGGCCGACCGCGGCACCAAGCTGCTCACCTACCTCGCCGACGTCACGGTCAACAAGCCGCACGGCGAGCGCCCCGACCTGATCGACCCCACCGCCAAGCTGCCCCGGACGCCCGACACCGAGCCGCCCGCCGGCTCACGGCAGCGGCTGGTCCACCTCGGGCCCGAGGGCTTCGCCCGCTGGCTGCGCGAGTCGCCGACCATCGGCGTCACCGACACCACCTTCCGCGACGCCCATCAGTCCCTGCTCGCCACCCGCGTCCGCACCAAGGACCTCCTCGCCTCGGCCCCGCTCGTCGCCCGCACCCTGCCCGGGCTGCTCTCCCTGGAGTGCTGGGGCGGCGCCACCTACGACGTCGCCCTGCGCTTCCTCGCCGAGGACCCCTGGGAGCGGCTGGCCGCTCTGCGCGAGGCCGTCCCCAACATCTGCCTCCAGATGCTGCTGCGCGGCCGCAACACCGTCGGCTACACCCCGTACCCGACCGAGGTGACCGACGCCTTCGTGCAGGAGGCCGCCGCCACCGGCATCGACATCTTCCGCATCTTCGACGCCCTCAACGACGTCGGCCAGATGCGCCCCGCCATCGACGCCGTCCGCGAGACCGGTACGGCGATCGCCGAGGTCGCCCTCTGCTACACCTCCGACCTGTCGGACCCGAGCGAGCGCCTCTACACCCTCGACTACTACCTCCGCCTGGCCGAGCAGATCGTCGAGGCCGGCGCCCACGTCCTGGCCGTCAAGGACATGGCAGGCCTGCTGCGCGCCCCGGCCGCCGCCAAGCTGGTGTCGGCGCTGCGCCGCGAGTTCGACCTCCCCGTCCATCTGCACACCCACGACACCGCCGGCGGGCAGCTCGCCACCTACCTGGCCGCGATCCAGGCCGGCGCGGACGCCGTGGACGGCGCGGTGGCCTCCATGGCCGGTACGACGTCCCAGCCCTCGCTGTCGGCGATCGTCGCCGCCACCGACCACTCCGAGCGGCCCACCGGCCTCGACCTCCAGGCCGTCGGCGACCTGGAGCCGTACTGGGAGGGCGTCCGCAGGATCTACGCCCCCTTCGAGGCGGGCCTCGCCTCCCCGACCGGCCGCGTCTACCACCACGAGATCCCCGGCGGGCAGCTCTCCAACCTGCGCACCCAGGCCGTCGCGCTCGGCCTCGGCGACCGCTTCGAGGACATCGAGGCGATGTACGCCGCCGCCGACCGCATCCTCGGCCACCTGGTGAAGGTCACCCCGTCGTCCAAGGTCGTCGGCGACCTCGCCCTGCACCTGGTCGGCGCCGGAGTGGACCCGCGGGACTTCGAGGCGACGCCCGACCGGTACGACATTCCCGACTCCGTCATCGGCTTCCTGCGCGGCGAGCTCGGCACCCCGCCCGGCGGCTGGCCCGAGCCGTTCCGCAGCAAGGCGCTCCAGGGCCGCGCCGCCGCCAAGCCCGTACCGGAGCTGACCACCGAGGAGCGCGAGGGCCTGGAGAAGACCCGCCGCACCACCCTCAACCGGCTGCTCTTCCCCGGCCCGACCCGCGACTTCGAGACCCACCGCCAGGCCTACGGCGACACCAGCGTCCTCGACAGCAAGGACTTCTTCTACGGCCTGCGCCCGGGCAAGGAGTACGCCGTCGACCTCGAGCCGGGCGTCCGCCTCCTGATCGAACTGCAGGCCGTCGGCGAGGCCGACGAGCGCGGCATGCGCACCGTCATGTCGTCCCTGAACGGCCAACTGCGGCCCATCCAGGTCCGCGACCAGGCGGCCGCCTCCGACATCCCGGTGACCGAGAAGGCCGACCGCGCCAACCCCGGCCATGTCGCCGCGCCGTTCGCGGGCGTGGTGACGCTGGCGGTCGCCGAGGGCGACGAGGTGGCGGTCGGCGCGACGGTCGCCACCATCGAGGCGATGAAGATGGAGGCCACGATCACCGCCCCGAAGGCCGGCACGGTGTCGCGGCTGGCCATCAACCGGATCCAGCAGGTCGAGGGCGGTGACCTGCTGGTCGAGGTCCGCTGA
- a CDS encoding M23 family metallopeptidase, translating to MNDEHAVETRPADAPAPPPRPQPPAPRPRRRGPGPFTLLVLPGLLTVSVVAGFLVLTGGFPSGWTPGDSPEQAAAGGVDDTYGPWLRKAAEACTVVTPSLLAAQIDQLTGWRNDSATTSDEQGIAAFTGAEWRSWGKDDDGDGSSSPRDQADAIMALGRQDCSLAGKITDLRTEGTVSGDLVDLTLAAYAVGTDAVAEAGRVPAGAQTYLTEVKALFTRYEEFDREDFSGGGQANAILAPPVTTLTITSPYGSRRHPLTGVTKLHTGVDFGAPQGAQVSAARDGRVVFAAMTKAYGNRVVVDHGGIDGKRLETTYSHLSAIEVTVGQTVRTGTPLGRVGSTGLSTGPHLHFEVIYDGSYTDPQPWLALNG from the coding sequence GTGAACGACGAGCACGCCGTCGAGACCCGCCCCGCCGACGCACCGGCGCCCCCGCCCCGCCCGCAGCCCCCCGCGCCACGCCCCCGCCGACGCGGCCCGGGCCCCTTCACCCTGCTGGTGCTGCCGGGCCTGCTGACCGTGTCGGTGGTGGCCGGGTTCCTCGTCCTGACCGGCGGCTTCCCCTCGGGCTGGACGCCCGGCGACAGCCCCGAACAAGCCGCCGCGGGCGGCGTCGACGACACGTACGGCCCCTGGCTGCGCAAGGCCGCCGAAGCCTGCACGGTCGTCACCCCGTCCCTCCTCGCCGCCCAGATCGACCAGCTGACCGGCTGGCGCAACGACAGCGCCACGACGTCGGACGAACAGGGCATCGCCGCGTTCACCGGCGCCGAGTGGCGGTCCTGGGGCAAGGACGACGACGGCGACGGCAGCTCCTCGCCCCGCGATCAGGCCGACGCCATCATGGCGCTGGGCCGGCAGGACTGCTCCCTCGCCGGGAAGATCACGGACCTCAGGACCGAAGGGACCGTCTCCGGCGACCTCGTGGACCTCACCCTCGCCGCGTACGCGGTCGGCACGGACGCGGTGGCCGAGGCCGGGCGGGTGCCCGCCGGCGCGCAGACCTACCTCACCGAGGTGAAGGCCCTGTTCACGCGGTACGAGGAGTTCGACCGGGAGGACTTCAGCGGCGGCGGGCAGGCGAACGCGATCCTGGCACCGCCCGTCACCACCTTGACGATCACCTCCCCGTACGGATCACGCCGACACCCCCTGACCGGCGTCACCAAACTGCACACCGGCGTGGACTTCGGCGCCCCGCAGGGAGCCCAGGTCTCCGCGGCCCGCGACGGCCGGGTCGTGTTCGCGGCCATGACCAAGGCGTACGGCAACCGCGTCGTCGTCGACCACGGCGGCATCGACGGCAAGCGCCTGGAGACGACGTACAGCCATCTGTCGGCCATCGAGGTCACCGTCGGACAGACCGTGCGGACCGGAACCCCGCTCGGACGCGTCGGCTCCACCGGCCTGTCCACCGGCCCCCACCTGCACTTCGAGGTGATCTACGACGGCTCCTACACCGACCCGCAGCCCTGGCTGGCACTGAACGGCTGA
- a CDS encoding FAD binding domain-containing protein codes for MELRLPSSISEAQRCLAEGAVPVGGATLVWAGWQCDGFPEQAVSLRDLPEANTVGAEELGGAVLLHRVDATVPEVLHRAASGVGTGAVRRAATVGGNIVGSTLRCLLPAALVLEAKAVVLDPEGVFETDLTELLAKRHVLLALRWRTPLASGYRKLEGETGGPPPLVVAAAVHADGDTPGHLRVAVRDGYEVLSETTPYDADADTGIERVLDALADTDLGALPATVRDAVRAEVTDVLARAAGA; via the coding sequence GTGGAGTTGCGTCTTCCCTCCTCCATATCCGAGGCACAGCGGTGTCTGGCCGAGGGAGCGGTACCGGTCGGCGGCGCCACGCTGGTGTGGGCCGGCTGGCAGTGCGACGGCTTCCCCGAGCAGGCCGTGTCGCTGCGCGACCTGCCGGAGGCCAACACCGTCGGCGCCGAGGAACTCGGCGGGGCCGTGCTGCTGCACCGGGTCGACGCGACCGTGCCCGAGGTGCTGCACCGGGCGGCCTCCGGCGTCGGCACGGGCGCGGTGCGCCGGGCGGCCACGGTCGGCGGCAACATCGTCGGCAGCACCCTGCGCTGCCTGCTCCCGGCCGCCCTCGTCCTCGAGGCCAAGGCCGTCGTCCTGGATCCCGAGGGCGTGTTCGAGACCGACCTGACCGAGCTGCTGGCCAAGCGGCACGTGCTGCTCGCCCTGCGCTGGCGCACCCCCCTGGCCAGCGGCTATCGCAAGCTGGAGGGGGAGACGGGCGGTCCGCCGCCCCTCGTCGTCGCCGCCGCGGTGCACGCCGACGGCGACACCCCCGGCCACCTGCGCGTGGCGGTGCGCGACGGCTACGAGGTGCTCAGCGAGACCACGCCGTACGACGCCGACGCGGACACCGGCATCGAGCGGGTCCTCGATGCCCTGGCGGACACGGACCTGGGCGCCCTTCCCGCCACGGTCCGGGACGCGGTCCGCGCCGAGGTCACCGACGTGCTGGCCCGCGCCGCCGGCGCCTGA
- a CDS encoding STM4015 family protein, with amino-acid sequence MSIGHHLDALYGLPAQTFPGPGDAPRPVEPDTLAWRVGSDVYDAGEAWTAAFARFCDTVDTTRVKALIVGAWEEAYEENSAAVIEALVAARDRFPALRALFLGDMAGDECEISWINQTDVTPLLAAFPDLEEFGVRGGSGLGFSALTHGALRSLVIETGGLSAEVVRGVGGSDLPALVHLDLWLGTPEYGGDSEVADLAPILSGARLPSLRHLALRNSEMQDAVVGAVAFAPVVARLEVLDLSMGVLTDEGAAALLGGQPLTHLKKLDLHHHYLSEPVKERVRQTLEAAGVEVDLDRGHVEGDVEDDGTVWRYVAVGE; translated from the coding sequence ATGAGCATCGGCCACCACCTCGACGCGTTGTACGGGCTGCCCGCGCAGACCTTCCCCGGCCCCGGCGACGCGCCCCGCCCGGTCGAACCGGACACGCTCGCCTGGCGGGTCGGCAGCGATGTCTACGACGCCGGTGAGGCCTGGACGGCGGCGTTCGCCCGCTTCTGCGACACCGTCGACACCACCCGCGTGAAGGCCCTGATCGTGGGCGCCTGGGAAGAGGCGTACGAGGAGAACTCCGCCGCCGTCATCGAGGCGCTGGTGGCCGCCCGGGACCGCTTCCCGGCCCTGCGGGCCCTGTTCCTGGGCGACATGGCGGGGGACGAGTGCGAGATCTCCTGGATCAACCAGACCGACGTCACCCCCCTCCTGGCCGCGTTCCCCGACCTGGAGGAGTTCGGTGTGCGCGGCGGATCCGGGCTGGGCTTCTCCGCCCTGACCCACGGCGCGCTGCGCAGCCTCGTCATCGAGACGGGCGGGCTGTCCGCGGAGGTCGTGCGCGGCGTCGGCGGCAGCGACCTGCCCGCGCTGGTCCACCTCGACCTGTGGCTCGGCACCCCCGAATACGGCGGCGACAGCGAGGTCGCCGACCTGGCGCCGATCCTGTCCGGCGCCCGGCTGCCGAGCCTGCGCCACCTGGCCCTGCGCAACAGCGAGATGCAGGACGCCGTGGTCGGCGCGGTCGCCTTCGCGCCCGTGGTGGCCCGGCTGGAGGTGCTGGACCTCTCCATGGGCGTCCTGACCGACGAGGGCGCCGCCGCCCTGCTCGGCGGCCAGCCGCTCACCCACCTCAAGAAGCTCGACCTGCACCACCACTACCTCAGCGAGCCCGTCAAGGAGCGCGTCCGCCAGACCCTGGAGGCCGCCGGCGTCGAGGTGGACCTCGACCGCGGCCACGTGGAGGGGGACGTGGAGGACGACGGCACGGTGTGGCGCTACGTCGCCGTGGGGGAGTGA
- a CDS encoding STM4014 family protein, with translation MTPGATGPRFAVVGNPENRRVALFEDAVRAAGLPAPRVVPWTDVLRAQGADFAADEIVRIDSPGENPEVDRLLRGAQDPTRVEGSARWYAGLRTAVRGLRGGVRLDDPDDLAVLFDKRLCHAVLDAAGVPVPASPTSGPQGVRVRGWDDVRALMREHRLPRLFVKPAHGSSASGVLAVESGGGDRIRATTSVELTADGGLYNSLKVRRYEREQDIAAIVDALAPDGLHLERWLPKASQDGRATDLRVVVVAGRATHAVVRTSRTPLTNLHLGGRRGDLNAAREAVEAAGARWADVLGVCEQAAACFPRTLCVGVDLLPAVGWRRAAVGEVNAFGDLLPRLTGLPGSGAEGLDTYATQVAAVLRDLASPSTEAQYRSSAQSRNRNRNTPCLSRT, from the coding sequence GTGACACCCGGCGCCACGGGGCCGCGCTTCGCGGTGGTCGGCAACCCCGAGAACCGTCGGGTCGCCCTCTTCGAGGACGCGGTCCGCGCGGCCGGCCTGCCCGCCCCGCGCGTCGTCCCCTGGACGGACGTCCTGCGGGCCCAGGGGGCCGACTTCGCGGCCGACGAGATCGTCCGGATCGACTCGCCCGGCGAGAACCCCGAGGTCGACCGGCTGCTGCGCGGCGCCCAGGACCCCACCCGGGTCGAGGGCTCGGCCCGCTGGTACGCAGGCTTGCGCACCGCGGTGCGCGGACTGCGCGGCGGCGTCCGGCTCGACGACCCGGACGACCTGGCCGTGCTGTTCGACAAACGGCTCTGCCACGCAGTCCTCGACGCGGCGGGCGTCCCGGTGCCCGCCTCACCCACCTCGGGCCCGCAGGGCGTCCGGGTACGCGGGTGGGACGACGTACGGGCGCTGATGCGCGAGCACCGGCTGCCCCGGCTCTTCGTGAAACCGGCGCACGGATCGTCCGCGTCGGGCGTCCTCGCCGTCGAGTCGGGCGGCGGCGACCGCATCAGAGCCACCACCTCCGTCGAACTCACCGCCGACGGCGGCCTGTACAACTCCCTCAAGGTGCGCCGCTACGAACGCGAGCAGGACATCGCGGCCATCGTCGACGCGCTCGCCCCGGACGGACTGCACCTGGAACGCTGGCTGCCGAAGGCCTCCCAGGACGGCCGGGCCACCGACCTCAGGGTCGTCGTGGTGGCCGGCCGCGCCACCCACGCGGTGGTCCGCACCAGCCGGACGCCCCTGACCAACCTCCACCTCGGCGGCCGGCGCGGCGACCTGAACGCCGCCCGCGAGGCCGTCGAGGCGGCGGGGGCCCGCTGGGCCGACGTGCTGGGCGTGTGCGAGCAGGCGGCGGCCTGCTTCCCGCGCACCCTGTGCGTCGGCGTCGACCTGCTGCCGGCCGTCGGCTGGCGCAGAGCCGCCGTCGGCGAGGTCAACGCCTTCGGCGACCTGCTGCCCCGCCTCACCGGCCTGCCCGGCAGCGGGGCGGAGGGCCTCGACACGTACGCCACGCAGGTGGCCGCCGTCCTGCGCGACCTCGCCTCGCCCAGCACAGAAGCCCAGTACAGAAGCTCAGCACAGAGCAGGAACAGGAACAGGAACACCCCATGCCTGAGCCGGACATGA